Genomic segment of Salvia hispanica cultivar TCC Black 2014 unplaced genomic scaffold, UniMelb_Shisp_WGS_1.0 HiC_scaffold_839, whole genome shotgun sequence:
CAGCCCTTTGACATGGGAGATTCGtgtgaatataataattgGAACTGCTAAAGGGTGTGTAGTTTGAAAACATTTGATCTGCCCATGGTTGTTCCTTCTATTTATACTTGGATTATCTTTTTTGTTGCAGATTGGCTTATCTCCATGAAGGTCTGGAGCCGAAGGTTGTTCACCGTGACATCAAGTCCAGCAACATACTGCTTGATCATCAGTGGCATCCTAAATTATCAGACTTTGGTCTAGCTAAACTTTTGAATCCAGAGATTTCTTACGTGACAACACGAGTGATGGGAACATTTGGGTAAGCAATCCATAATTTATACTTcataaaaaatcttttttttaatgagtAATTTCATGAGAGGTTGAGTTGCTATAAACTGTTCTTCATTGGTTTGCTAGTTATGTTGCTCCTGAATATGCTTGCACTGGTATGCTGAACGAGAAGAGTGATGTATATAGCTTTGGAATATTGATCATGGAGATCATCACCGGTAGATCACCGGTTGATTATTCCCGGCCAAAAGAAGAGGTTAGTTCACATCAACTGCCAAGCTTGCAGACCAAAGTCTTACTGGAAACAAATACAATGCAGGTCAATCTGGTTGAGTGGCTGAAGATGATGGTTGGAAACAGGAAATCGGAGGAAGTAGCAGATCCCAAGTTGCCTGAACGGCCTGCCTCCAAAGCGCTGAAGCGCCTGCTCTTGGCAGCCCTTCGATGTGTTGATCCCGATGCCCAGAAACGGCCCAAGATGGGACACGTGATACACATGCTGGAATCAGAAGACTTCCAATCTCGCGAGGTAAGTCTTGCTCTTGCTCAGTAGTTCTTGATTTCATAGTATGAATGAGTCAAAAGAGGTAGGCTGATCTTTTTGATCTCCAGGAGCGGCGAATTGGGCGTAACTCTTCCAGTTCCATAGGTGAAGATAGTCATCGTGGCATGATCAATAAACAATGCAATGAAGGAGAGAGTAGTAGAAGTCATAGGTATAGTGAGATGGCTGTATAATCAAGATGGATGCTATGCTACTGTTCCTCAAAATTTTGATCTGCATGGTTATTCCATCACCATTTTCCCTTCCCCAATATATAGttgcataaattattaaatgtgATCGATATTGCTAGCCTGTGTAAAGTGAACGATTCATTTTTTACTGTTATAGTAAATTAGAGGAAATTGTTGGAATCCATGTTCATAAATAATTGCACCTATTCTACAATCACTATTGGAAAACAGTGTCTTCGGCCAACTCTCTCTCTGTCAATCACGCACACAGATAAGGAACAACTCACGCATTATTGGACTGTACCCTGTTGTCCACTGAATAATATCctcttattttgttattatcatattatagtattatattatattatactcctattatattatatatttttgcgCTGTATTTTGTCGTCCTatacttttttaattcaatattacGGATAGTGCAGTATTAGGTTGTGATGATGCACCacatatatagttatatagttatatggctatgacatttgatatttccATGATGCCTATTATTATGTGAGGCTCGTTTGGTAAGGCGGACAGCGGTTAAGGCAAGATATGAATTGTATTGCAGTTGAAAGTTACGTTCTATTGCATATATTAAGTAGattatctatatctatatctatatatgtaAAGAGAGTTTTGatcttaatattaatatttatagggcacgaatttaattatttaaaacttttgGGCAAATCTAAATATTCGTAGCAATGTAATGAATataatgtgtaataaatatcatgaaattatttattgaatcataatgattatttttctAGGAATTTCTTCTATAGGCTATTCAcgcatttctaaaaattatagccaatttcactaaataatgattaataatGTGATTAATGATTTAGTCGTTTCCTAGggttactaattaaatatattaatactttGCAAATTTTCCAAGCAAGCTATTGTTCCTGCTTTTCTAAGTAAcatttaaattctaatttttttctttttaattatattttcgttccttttcattttattaattatatttttttgtttcttaacattttcttaattatattttttgtttttttcattcatttttctatatctTTGATACAACATCGCATTTCCCATCCGTCCATAGTAATAGTTTTCGTTTAAagcttattttaaaaataataataaaagcaatggaaggtaaagtaagaatattatagataagactctccactatattattctctctcttttactctttctccactttaactatttattagtagaTTACTTTTTTCAAACGAGAGCTCAAAACTAAACGCTTCTATTATCGTGGAACTAAGagagtatttgtttttaat
This window contains:
- the LOC125200184 gene encoding probable serine/threonine-protein kinase At1g01540 isoform X2, which translates into the protein MVAMGRCQRCPIWDGEGGYGIVYYGELADNTRIAVKNLLNNRGQAEKEFKVEVDAIGRVRHKNLVRLLGYCVEGAYRMLVYEYVDNGNLEQWLHGDVGEISPLTWEIRVNIIIGTAKGLAYLHEGLEPKVVHRDIKSSNILLDHQWHPKLSDFGLAKLLNPEISYVTTRVMGTFGYVAPEYACTGMLNEKSDVYSFGILIMEIITGRSPVDYSRPKEEVNLVEWLKMMVGNRKSEEVADPKLPERPASKALKRLLLAALRCVDPDAQKRPKMGHVIHMLESEDFQSREERRIGRNSSSSIGEDSHRGMINKQCNEGESSRSHRYSEMAV